From one Microlunatus sp. Gsoil 973 genomic stretch:
- a CDS encoding ABC transporter permease gives MAIRLVRRAALFLLTLLVASVVVFGMLSILPGDVARTMLGVQATPETVAALRRELGLDRPLVVRYLEWVGGLLHGDLGTSYVTHQAIAGEVFDHLQVSLILVISGMIIAVCVAMPVGVFAAYRQGRVAGAVLSALSQLAVAVPGFLAGLLLVILFAVTLRWLPASGWVAPIEGVGGFLSHLLMPALSLGLIQGAILSRYVRSAVLDIMREDFMRTARSKGLTPFRALVRHGLRNALIPVLTVTGIELAALFVGAIVIESVFVVPGIGSLLVQAVQNRDLIEIQAIVMLIVAIVLVINLLVDLLYAAIDPRLRSSR, from the coding sequence ATGGCGATCCGCCTGGTCCGCAGGGCGGCGCTCTTCCTGCTCACCCTGCTGGTCGCCTCGGTCGTGGTCTTCGGCATGCTGTCGATCCTGCCCGGCGACGTGGCGCGAACGATGCTCGGCGTGCAGGCCACTCCGGAGACCGTCGCCGCCCTGCGGCGAGAGCTCGGTCTTGACCGGCCGCTGGTCGTGCGCTACCTGGAGTGGGTCGGAGGCCTGCTGCACGGCGATCTCGGCACCTCCTATGTCACCCACCAAGCCATCGCCGGCGAGGTTTTCGATCATCTCCAGGTGTCGCTGATCCTGGTCATCTCCGGAATGATCATCGCGGTATGCGTCGCTATGCCGGTTGGAGTGTTCGCGGCATACCGGCAGGGCAGGGTCGCCGGTGCGGTGCTCAGCGCGCTCAGCCAGCTCGCGGTCGCCGTGCCCGGATTCCTCGCCGGCCTGCTGCTGGTGATCCTCTTCGCCGTGACCCTGCGCTGGCTTCCGGCCAGCGGCTGGGTTGCGCCGATCGAAGGCGTCGGCGGCTTCCTGAGCCACCTGCTGATGCCTGCCCTCTCGCTCGGGCTGATCCAGGGTGCGATCCTCAGCCGGTACGTGCGCTCGGCGGTGCTGGACATCATGCGGGAGGACTTCATGCGGACTGCCAGGTCCAAGGGCCTGACACCGTTCCGGGCACTGGTCCGCCACGGGCTCCGCAACGCGCTCATCCCGGTGCTGACAGTGACCGGGATCGAACTCGCCGCTCTCTTCGTCGGCGCCATCGTGATCGAGTCGGTATTCGTCGTGCCCGGGATCGGCAGCCTGCTGGTCCAGGCGGTACAGAACCGCGATCTGATCGAGATCCAGGCCATCGTGATGCTGATCGTCGCGATCGTCCTGGTGATCAACCTCCTGGTCGACCTGTTGTATGCGGCGATCGACCCCAGGCTGAGGAGTTCCCGATGA
- a CDS encoding ABC transporter permease → MITGAVLVGLVVLACLVSFVWLPYDPTVVDVAGRLRGPSAKHWLGTDSFGHDIASVIIAGSRTTLLVGVVAVAAAAVIGVPIGVLAGSTGHRAGAWLMRWNDIMQAFPALLLAIIFGAIWGGSAVTAMTALGIGTAPAFARVARSGTMQVMSREYILAARAAGRGWWFTAIRHILPNIGGVLIVQASVNFAVAVLAEAALSYLGLGTPAPTPSWGRMLQESQTYVFGNPLLIVWPGCAIALTVLGFNLLGDGLRDALDPRLERGR, encoded by the coding sequence ATGATCACCGGTGCCGTGCTGGTAGGGCTGGTGGTGCTCGCCTGCCTGGTGTCCTTCGTCTGGCTCCCCTACGACCCGACCGTCGTCGACGTCGCGGGCCGGCTCCGGGGCCCGTCGGCGAAACACTGGCTCGGCACCGATTCCTTCGGCCACGACATCGCGTCGGTGATCATCGCCGGAAGCCGCACCACATTGCTGGTCGGCGTCGTGGCGGTCGCGGCGGCAGCCGTGATCGGCGTCCCGATCGGGGTGCTCGCCGGTAGCACCGGACACCGGGCGGGCGCCTGGTTGATGCGCTGGAACGACATCATGCAGGCCTTCCCGGCCTTGCTCCTGGCGATCATCTTCGGCGCGATCTGGGGCGGCAGTGCGGTCACCGCGATGACGGCCCTCGGCATCGGCACAGCGCCGGCGTTCGCCCGGGTGGCCCGCAGCGGAACGATGCAGGTGATGAGCCGGGAGTACATCCTGGCCGCGCGCGCCGCCGGCCGCGGATGGTGGTTCACCGCGATCCGGCACATCCTGCCGAACATCGGCGGGGTACTGATCGTCCAGGCATCGGTCAACTTCGCCGTCGCCGTGCTGGCCGAGGCCGCCCTCTCCTACCTCGGTCTCGGCACCCCCGCTCCCACCCCGAGTTGGGGACGGATGCTGCAGGAATCGCAGACCTATGTCTTCGGCAACCCGCTGTTGATCGTCTGGCCGGGTTGCGCCATCGCGTTGACCGTCCTGGGTTTCAACCTGCTGGGCGATGGTCTGCGGGACGCCCTCGACCCACGACTGGAGCGCGGGCGATGA